The region CTTAAAGACATGATTTCTAAAAAAGAAGTTAAGGCTGAAGAAGTTACTAATGCTTTTATTAATAGAATTGAAGCAGTGGATAAAAAGGTAGATGCACTGCTTTATGTTGCCAAAGATGAGGCAATTAATAGTGCTAAGGTACTTGATGAAAAAATTGAAAAGGGTGAAACCTTAAGTGGACTTTCAGGAGTGCCTGTTATAATTAAAGATAATATAAGCGTAAAAAATATGCAAAATACGTGTGCATCTAAGATACTTGAAGGATACGTGTCTCCATATGATGCTACAGTAACAAAGAATTTAAGAAAAAATAATGGAATTATAATTGGAAAGGCAAACATGGATGAGTTTGCTATGGGATCTTCTACAGAAAATAGTGCTTATAAAATATCTAAAAACCCATGGGATATTAAGAGAGTTCCAGGAGGCTCTTCGGGAGGATCTGCTGTTGCTGTAGCTTCACTTGAGGCTCCTTTAGCACTTGGTACTGAAACAGGAGGTTCTGTAAGGCAGCCAGCTTCTTTTTGCGGTCTTGTTGGATTAAAGCCTACTTATGGAAGAATATCAAGATACGGAGTTGTTGCTTTTGGTTCAACACTTGATCAAGTTGGAATGTTTGGAAGAGATGTAGAGGACTGTGCCCTTTTAACTCAAAGTATTGCTGGTCTTGATAACATGGATTTTACAACGGTAGATACGCCAGTTCAAGATTATTCAAAGAATCTTAATAAGGATATTAAAGGCAAAAAGATAGGTATTCCTAAGGAATTCTTCGAAAAAGGTTTAGATGATTCAGTAAGAAAAGCTGTTGAAGAGGCAATTAAGGTATTTGAAGAAAATGGTGCAGAAGTTAAAGCATGTTCACTTCCTTTATCTGATTATGCACTTGCTGCATATTACATAATTTCATCAGCAGAAGCTTCTTCTAACCTTGCTAGATTTGATGGAGTAAGATATGGCTATAGGGACATGGAAGCCAAAGATCCAATTGATTTGTATGTTAAATCTAGAAGCAAGGGGTTTGGAAAAGAAGCAAAGAGAAGAATTATGCTTGGTACATATGTTCTTTCAGCAGGGTATTATGATGCATATTATAAAAAAGCATTAAAGGTAAGAAATTTAATAAAACAGGATTTTACAAAAGTATTTAATGAGT is a window of Clostridium pasteurianum DNA encoding:
- the gatA gene encoding Asp-tRNA(Asn)/Glu-tRNA(Gln) amidotransferase subunit GatA, with protein sequence MELYKLKAHELKDMISKKEVKAEEVTNAFINRIEAVDKKVDALLYVAKDEAINSAKVLDEKIEKGETLSGLSGVPVIIKDNISVKNMQNTCASKILEGYVSPYDATVTKNLRKNNGIIIGKANMDEFAMGSSTENSAYKISKNPWDIKRVPGGSSGGSAVAVASLEAPLALGTETGGSVRQPASFCGLVGLKPTYGRISRYGVVAFGSTLDQVGMFGRDVEDCALLTQSIAGLDNMDFTTVDTPVQDYSKNLNKDIKGKKIGIPKEFFEKGLDDSVRKAVEEAIKVFEENGAEVKACSLPLSDYALAAYYIISSAEASSNLARFDGVRYGYRDMEAKDPIDLYVKSRSKGFGKEAKRRIMLGTYVLSAGYYDAYYKKALKVRNLIKQDFTKVFNEFDAIITPTTPTPAFKIGEKTKDVLSMYMSDIYTVPVNIAGIPSISVPCGFVSGLPVGLQIMGNYFREDTLFNLAYSYEQSTKWHEKIASI